The DNA sequence cgatctaacgacatgatgcaatatggcactcatcatcatNNNNNNNNNNNNNNNNNNNNNNNNNNNNNNNNNNNNNNNNNNNNNNNNNNNNNNNNNNNNNNNNNNNNNNNNNNNNNNNNNNNNNNNNNNNNNNNNNNNNNNNNNNNNNNNNNNNNNNNNNNNNNNNNNNNNNNNNNNNNNNNNNNNNNNNNNNNNNNNNNNNNNNNNNNNNNNNNNNNNNNNNNNNNNNNNNNNNNNNNNNNNNNNNNNNNNNNNNNNNNNNNNNNNNNNNNNNNNNNNNNNNNNNNNNNNNNNNNNNNNNNNNNNNNNNNNNNNNNNNNNNNNNNNNNNNNNNNNNNNNNNNNNNNNNNNNNNNNNNNNNNNNNNNNNNNNNNNNNNNNNNNNNNNNNNNNNNNNNNNNNNNNNNNNNNNNNNNNNNNNNNNNNNNNNNNNNNNNNNNNNNNNNNNNNNNNNNNNNNNNNNNNNNNNNNNNNNNNNNNNNNNNNNNNNNNNNNNNNNNNNNNNNNNNNNNNNNNNNNNNNNNNNNNNNNNNNNNNNNNNNNNNNNNNNNNNNNNNNNNNNNNNNNNNNNNNNNNNNNNNNNNNNNNNNNNNNNNNNttgagattcgaatcactccacaagcaagattgatcatgtcgagcttgaatgattctacatgcaatctaaactacatagaattgcaaagaaacttagctaTTGGCTAAAGAATAGCaaaaatgcttcttttaatatattttccaagtctgcttacaaatacaacatacatggctttctataccctaaaaaatgaaaaggtattccaagagttgtaacattcctactttatggccataattagccattatgtaaatgtaaccgaaattaaataaaaagtcttaaaatacaataactctaaattgtaacccacccaaaatttataaccatcaaacttcattcctcttccatgtgacatgaattgcaacctcgtattataattttgacaacattttcttcacatcttcattgaagtatattgtatgattgatgcctcttggttcatatcacatcataactcatacatcatcatatactatcATACGGCATCGCACGACAcaattcatacatcatcataattcatacaatttttagcctatcctatagtaaggccacttacctaaCTAGCTTAAGCTgttgtcaccaatttatcctaAAAGTTTGGTTTTTGTCCTTTGTATCCAATTTAACCTATATGAATCCATGACATCAACTTTACGTCCAATTCTCTAAATCTTATAATGATCCATGTGCTAGACATTATGcgagcattaaagactttATATGTGTAAAGTCTTAGAACGTTGTAATACACacataattctatttttattaagatttcattttctactaTTACTATCTTATGTATTTGATGGAGTTATTTGAAGTGACAGTATTCTGTACTTTCTCGTCTTCTCATATTTAATCTGacctttcattttatttatgtactctgctttttcttctaatttttgttGCCTTATGATATTTCATCTGATCTTTCATTTACTTGTTGACTTCTGATATTTAGTctaatctttcattttctttcggTTTACATGTACTCTGCCTTATTATTGAGCTGTCATTGCAGCCTTCTTCTCatcattgattttctttattttaagattCTTGCTTTCAAGAAGAGATTCTGTTAACTTTAATTTCTACTTGGCATTTGATAGTTCTTTAGTCAGCTCTTCAACTGCCTTCTCTTTAAGCCGCTCAGACAACTTCAAAGCCTTGATCTTCGCCTGAACTTTCCCGAGCTCTTTATCCTTATCTCGTACTTCATTCTCAAGGCGATTAAGCTCCACCTTCATCGAATCCAAGCTATGAAACAAGTTCAAGAAGTCGACAGCGTCCATACTCAGCCTAACCGACGTCCGCCACTGCGACGAGCTTTTTCCCTCCTTAAAAGATCCCGAGATCGTCAACGGTGTCAGATTCGATGCCAGAATCAGCGTCGACGTAGCCTGGGAATCCACCGCCCGTTCATTACTAACTGATCGCTTGTGgctgtatataataaaatgatgtaaaattcacaagcaTAAGTGCAAGTGTACATtatcacaagtagcaagtaataaataaattatcgattccacaGAGAATCTATTAGCTGGAAATTAACTGagtttttgggtaacattcaAGTGGATATTGGTGATTTTGACTACttaaacaaaagtaaaacagaGTGCCACTGCTatcgaaaaacagaaaatgatgagaaaatcaactataatgagAAAGGTTCggcaaagagagattaaatagataagttgttgaattttatggtagattttagttccttttaatagattccCAAGCCCACTTCCGAAGGTCATGCATGatgattattttcataatcgTTTGTAACTTCTATTAACAAAGTTCTAGgaaaagaattatttataaCCCTTCCATTACCCCAAGTCTCATTGCAATGaaactagagtattaaagaggatttcattgctccctctcttctcttgaataagagaacaactatgtatgtaaagtagctaattaaacacacatgtaaatcattaacaacaactctttaataaactaaaatcttatcgtcaacatacttaaactatataaaactctctcgcatcccctataaagtttagctctccatacaaactgaattaaataGAGGAACCCATATcttaatcatataaaattgatagaataagaaaatagagtaagaaaatagagagttatcctTCCTCAGCggctggattagggtttttcttcttcttctctggtttcacagcagTTCATAGCAGTAGAGGCTCTGTTGTCTAATCCGACTTTTCTCTCCTAAAGTGTGTGTTCCTCCTCGTGgtgttctttttccttttatattgagaATATGTACCTCTTTAGGGCTGAAAAGGAATAAGTTACCCCACGTAGGATGTTCCTTATTGGGTAGTTAATGACCCACTTGGACAGCtgatatgaatttaaaattttcatgtcatCCCCCATTTATTTTCAGATTTGCTACTCCCTCATGGTTGAgcataaatgtctgaaattttaccacataactcaattaaatgtacaattaagatcgatttatgctaaatcatattttttttcatgctggaccgcaataaacgatttcatgctcactaagtagaataaatggggtaataaatgagaaaatggtaaataagagtgcaatattaactacaaaaaagacttgatatgacTCTACTTTTAGAGAGTTATCACTAACCTCCGGCAAAAACTCATCTCCACCGCCAGATATCTCCGCCATAACTTGATTTCCCCGAATCTCTCCCCTCTCCCCCTTCACATAACCAGGAGGTTGTGTCACATAAACCTCCTCATCCAAGcgcttttttctttctaccaCTCCGTTTACCTCACATAACCAGGAGGTGGTGTAGAGGCTGCAGTAAGTTGTCGATGTGATGTGTCACATAACTGCATGATTTCGTCTATTGCTTTTTCAACATGTGCCATAAGAAGCAATTCTTTTGTTGTTACAGCTTTTGGAGCTTCAATTGTAGACAAACAACCTGTTGAGTCCTCCTTTTGTTCTACCATCTCTTCAACTATGCCATGAGAAGCAGCATTTCAGAAGTTTCAGCAAAATGAGCTTGTGATTTCTTTCCCCTATTCTTCTGGGGACATTCATACTAAAAATGACCAAGGTCATGACAATAAAAACACTCAACTAGAGTTTTGTTAAAACCTGGTCTCCCATGTCCTCGTCCTCTACCTTGAAATGTGCCACCTCCACGATTTGTTCTCCTTGTACTGTTGTCAAGAGTGATTTTCAGTGCCTGCTCTTCAACAGTATGCCTTTGCATACATTGTCTATGAACCAATAGACTACTCTGCAATTCATCAATGGTCATGATGTCCAAATTGTTGGATTCTTAAATGGAGCAAGCCACGTAAGGATTTTCTCAATAATGCTAACATCACTCATCTTTTCACTACGGAAATGCATTTTATTAACAATGGTGAGAGTACGAGAAAAGAAATGAGACACAGTCTCACCTTCCTTCATATGAAGGGTCTCGAAGTCCTTGTGCAGAGCTTGAAGTCGTGCTCGTTTCACCTTTGTATTTTCTtggaattttttctttattgaatCCCGAATTCCTTTGGAAGTTTCTTTATCCAAAATAGTCTCCAAAATTGAGGgattgatgatttagaaaagGTAATTTTTAACTCTTAAATTGACTTTCAATTTCTGACCTGCTACCTCTTTCCTCTGTTCATCTGAGTAATCAGCATCATCTGCTAGTTCATGCGTCAGGTGTGtgaaagagaggaaaagatGAAGGTTACCAGATGAAATGCACACAACAGAAGTGGCAATAAAAAATCAACAGAAGAATAATACTTTCTTAGACGGAAAGGAGGGAGGTGGTGAGGAAAACATATCTGCCGATCCTCATCAAATGCATGGAATTTCAATatcaaaagggaaaagaagtTGTAGCTCAAAATGGTGGTGGATCTTGCGAGGGTCAATCCGATGCCCCTGCACGCGTCGTCGTCGACTCGTGGAGAAATCATGGCGGGTCTCTGCTACATATTACAAAGCAACAGGGTCGGTCGAGCTTATGCTAGCAAGCCCCGATCTTGAACACTTAACCCTGTCTCTCCCGACTATGGATGCCAAATTCAAAGAGCAACAAATTCCAAGGATGATGAAGAGGAATATGAACAACGCCCCTGCCCCCTACACAATTGGAAGCTTCAACTATAGTTAATTACTATTTGTCACTGTCTTCTTCAACAAATCAGCTGGTTTGCCCGAGTGGTTAAGGGGGAAGACTTAAGATCTTCTGCACTCAAGTGCGCGTGGGTTCGAACCCCACAGCCAGCAGTTTTATTAGAGAGTtctcatttctatttttatatatatatatatatatatattttttttNtttttttttttttttttttttttttttttggccgGTGAACGCAATTTCCAtccataaaaatcaaatataaaaatcaataGGATCATGGGCCCATGATTTCATATGTTGGTGGGCCAAACAAGGAGTAGGCtaaaacccaactcaacttgATGGCCGGTTTAGGTAAATATCTAATGCGTTCTCCGGTTCTCCGACCGGAGAAGTCATATTTGGGGGAGAAATTATGCGCTTTTGGGATCTATGTGCTCCTTGGTTAGAACCACTAGGGGTCCTAATGGTTTGAACTTGAGTAGGCTAAAAAAAGATATACAACCAAGAAATACGTTAGGCAGAATATATGATCCATGCTCCTTTAGGCTCTTTAAATTCCGTGAAAAAAGATTTGAATGAATTAGGAAGTCGTGATTCgaaataagatttttattttatgggtGACTAATCTGTGAATTCAATGATGGTTAAACTTACTTAATATCCCCATGTCCGTAATTTGAACGGATTATGAACAGTTGAAAAGATTTGATGGGTAAAGTTTGCCCAACAATTAATCTCATCAAAGAGAAGATGTGTTTTGAGTTCATACATTTCATATCTTACAATGTGTTCATGTGTTTCACTGTATCACAGagggaaaaggaaggaaaacgCCTTCAATAACCAATACCAAGCaccttcctttctttctcctccagACAACCCCTACGTTAACTCGAAGTCGACGCTTAAAACAGTGAGACGCTTTTCTTGTGTCTAGAATGACGTCGCAGCTCCACTGAAGCTCGTGGACTGGCGCTGATGCTTTCGACGATATCCGACCGAGCATCCGATGCACGTGGGAGAAGCTTGCACCCAATTCTCTGGCCAATCGTGCGAGGAGCGCTGTTGGAGTTATGTGATTTCGTAACCTTTTTCATCTCTTCCTTGATTCTACTGAACTCTTGCTCCAGTTCTCCAACTCTACACCTCATGTTTTCCAGATCCACCTTCAAAACCTGATTCTCCCGCACGATTGTCACCCATCCGTCCCTCTGTACAATCTGCCCCGTCGTATCGACCGGGGCTGCTGCTGCAACGGGACCTGCCAAAGCGCTCTCAGTGTCCAGGACATGAAGACAGCCAGCTAAAGCTGTTCTCAACTGCATCTGCTCAAAGAACAGCACTTGAAGAACAATTCTAAGTGGCAACCTTTCGTTTTGGGATGCATGAGCACACGCATCAATCGATAGTTTCTGGTAATCGATTACATTGCAAAGTTCTTCCCGTTCGCTCGCCGAGAGATGAGGGTGAGCCTGCACAATCGCAATATGCTTGTAATTCAAACATCGGTACAAAGTAAAATTATCACAAACTCAGAAGCCAACACTCCAACAAACTCAACCTTAAAATATATGTCGAGTGCTCGATATAGCCCATCATGTAAAGATCTTGACGAATCCGGGATCGCCTCAGCAAGGGATCTAATTTTTCGAGGTTTCACATTCACATCGGACGCAACTTCAGCCAGATAGCTATCTATCAATCTTGCTACCCTTTTCAATGGTCCAGATCCTGGTGATGCTTCAAGATCAAGCGACGCCGGAGAGAACGCTGTCACCGTAGACTGCAAAGACGTAAAATGACGGATGATTCTCTCAACGCAGTCGGTATCATACAACGTATCGGAATCTGAATACGAGGGAATCAGAAGACCATCCAGAGTTGCTAGCTCAAGCTGCATTCCTATTCTTTTCTCCAAAGAGTCCAAGCACGATTTATCGACACCCAATATCAATGCAACTCGAAGAAGCCCGAGCAAAAAGCGGCAAAACGACTTCCCCTTCTTTAAGGGAAGAAGTTTCTCAATAGTTTCTAAGAGAATTCTTTGATCAACAGAAGCAGGACTCAAACTAAAACTTATAACTTTCATTGGTTTCCCAGCTTGTCTACCATGCCAGCGGCTCAGACCTGGCAAGTACTTTCTAGCATAGTAAATTATAGCCCCTACCAAGCTTTCAGGTCTTAACCCTCTTGCTTGCATTGCCTTGATAAGTTTCTCAAAAAGATTCACACTAAGATAAGAAACATCTTCAAACCACCAATCTGATTCCGAGCTTCGAATTCGAGCTCCCGTGTTAATTCCGTTCCATAAAATGCTTCCACCGGGGCTCTGTAAACTACCATACATCTTCATAGGCCATCCAAACAAGCTAGGATCTGTACAAGCCATTACAGAAAGAGCatccaaacatttttttaatatctggAGCTTTTCGACCCTGTTTAGAACGGATTCTGCATTCTGAAGAGCTACAATACAGTCTTTCCATTGGCGAAGTACGCTGTCGTGGAGGTAACTTTCGGTTTTGGAGATCAAGTTATCTTCCCCATAAAC is a window from the Cucurbita pepo subsp. pepo cultivar mu-cu-16 chromosome LG07, ASM280686v2, whole genome shotgun sequence genome containing:
- the LOC111798979 gene encoding BTB/POZ domain-containing protein At3g44820 isoform X2, with the protein product MAYTFIFISGKMVQIYEQYQYTPRKTFKAVLEDFPGGPDTFYIVAKFCYNGRVELTPKNIITLYCAADYLEMTDVYGEDNLISKTESYLHDSVLRQWKDCIVALQNAESVLNRVEKLQILKKCLDALSVMACTDPSLFGWPMKMYGSLQSPGGSILWNGINTGARIRSSESDWWFEDVSYLSVNLFEKLIKAMQARGLRPESLVGAIIYYARKYLPGLSRWHGRQAGKPMKVISFSLSPASVDQRILLETIEKLLPLKKGKSFCRFLLGLLRVALILGVDKSCLDSLEKRIGMQLELATLDGLLIPSYSDSDTLYDTDCVERIIRHFTSLQSTVTAFSPASLDLEASPGSGPLKRVARLIDSYLAEVASDVNVKPRKIRSLAEAIPDSSRSLHDGLYRALDIYFKAHPHLSASEREELCNVIDYQKLSIDACAHASQNERLPLRIVLQVLFFEQMQLRTALAGCLHVLDTESALAGPVAAAAPVDTTGQIVQRDGWVTIVRENQVLKVDLENMRCRVGELEQEFSRIKEEMKKVTKSHNSNSAPRTIGQRIGCKLLPRASDARSDIVESISASPRASVELRRHSRHKKSVSLF
- the LOC111798979 gene encoding BTB/POZ domain-containing protein At3g44820 isoform X1; the protein is MAPNFYREGNNWFCSAGLPSDITVSVDGVHFHLHKFPLISKSGKMVQIYEQYQYTPRKTFKAVLEDFPGGPDTFYIVAKFCYNGRVELTPKNIITLYCAADYLEMTDVYGEDNLISKTESYLHDSVLRQWKDCIVALQNAESVLNRVEKLQILKKCLDALSVMACTDPSLFGWPMKMYGSLQSPGGSILWNGINTGARIRSSESDWWFEDVSYLSVNLFEKLIKAMQARGLRPESLVGAIIYYARKYLPGLSRWHGRQAGKPMKVISFSLSPASVDQRILLETIEKLLPLKKGKSFCRFLLGLLRVALILGVDKSCLDSLEKRIGMQLELATLDGLLIPSYSDSDTLYDTDCVERIIRHFTSLQSTVTAFSPASLDLEASPGSGPLKRVARLIDSYLAEVASDVNVKPRKIRSLAEAIPDSSRSLHDGLYRALDIYFKAHPHLSASEREELCNVIDYQKLSIDACAHASQNERLPLRIVLQVLFFEQMQLRTALAGCLHVLDTESALAGPVAAAAPVDTTGQIVQRDGWVTIVRENQVLKVDLENMRCRVGELEQEFSRIKEEMKKVTKSHNSNSAPRTIGQRIGCKLLPRASDARSDIVESISASPRASVELRRHSRHKKSVSLF